CCTTGCGGCGGCCACGCCTCAAGCGTGATCCTGAAGTGTCTTTTTTTAATGCAGAAATAGAATCCTAATGCCCATTCGTCTTGCGGACAAACATGCGGTAAATAGTAAGCCAGATGATTTGAAAGTCCAATAAAAGGCTGGACTTTTCAGTATATATGAGATCATAATCAAGACGTTTTCTCATTTTATGTTCATCGAGTGTACCGCCTCGAAACCCATTTGCTTGGGCAAGCCCGGTAACGCCGGGCGCTAAGATGTACCGGTAATAGTGGTCGTCAAAAATTTCATCCCAATATCTGCACTCATCTACAGTATAGGGCCTTGGACCAACAAGACTCATTTGCCCCTGAAGTACATTTAGTATTTGAGGAAGTTCATCAAGATTCATTTTTCGAAGAAACTGCCCAAACTTGAATATACGCTGATCTCCCTTCTCTGTTATAACAGGCTCACCATTTTTGGATTTCATTTCAATAAGATGCATTGTACGGAATTTATAACAGGTAAATGATTTACCAAAAAGGCCTATCCTTTTTTGTTTAAAAATAACAGGGCCCGGTGATGCTATTTTAATTCCAAGAGCAATAAAGGGAAAGAGAAATGTAAAAATCAGAAATCCTGCGGTGCCTAAAATAACATCAGTCAATCGTTTTCCGTAAAATCCTTTTTTTGTCAGTTCATCATATCGGGTCTCTAGTTCAATTCGTCGATTTTCGCCAGGACTTTCTACTTCTCTCCATAAACGAACGTTTTGCCGGCTTTGTGCGGTAGAGTTTAGAGCTGTTTTCAAAACGTGCTTACTATTATTTTGTAGGTGTATTTTTTTTGCAAAGGGCTTCCAACAACTAAATGTAACATGATTTTACCTTATTAACAATTCATTATACATATGACTATCTGTTTAATTATCAAATTCATTAAAAAAGCGGTTTCATTGATAATTA
The genomic region above belongs to Chitinophagaceae bacterium and contains:
- a CDS encoding sugar transferase, which gives rise to MHLQNNSKHVLKTALNSTAQSRQNVRLWREVESPGENRRIELETRYDELTKKGFYGKRLTDVILGTAGFLIFTFLFPFIALGIKIASPGPVIFKQKRIGLFGKSFTCYKFRTMHLIEMKSKNGEPVITEKGDQRIFKFGQFLRKMNLDELPQILNVLQGQMSLVGPRPYTVDECRYWDEIFDDHYYRYILAPGVTGLAQANGFRGGTLDEHKMRKRLDYDLIYTEKSSLLLDFQIIWLTIYRMFVRKTNGH